A portion of the Streptomyces sp. YPW6 genome contains these proteins:
- a CDS encoding acyl-CoA synthetase — MEYNLADLFESVADAVPDREALLYVDHPGTGAERRLTYAELDAAANRIAHHLTDAGMRPGEHLGLHLYNGVEYLQTLLGALKARIVPVNVNYRYVEEELVYLYRDADLAALVFDGEFDRRVAAAAPQAPGLRHLVRVGPAATTTAPRPAAVSFAEAEASGSADRGFARRSADDQFIIYTGGTTGLPKGVMWRQEDLFFSGLGGGAPTGEPVKTPQELAERVAAGGEGITFFPTPPLMHGTSTLTAFIGFNFGQRVVVHRKFVPEQVLRTIEKEKVTSVSLVGDAMLRPLIDCLKGPLRGTDCSSLFSVSSSGAVMSDSVRAEFQALVPTALLLNNFGSSESGFNGTATADSGPEKGFRVQVNARTAVVDPVTYEPVAPGEPGRIAQRGHVPLGYYNDPAKTADTFFRRGDERWVLLGDMATVDADGIVTVLGRGSQCINTGGEKVYPEEVEQALKSHADVYDALVAGVPDERWGSRVAAVVQLREGAGALTLDAVQAHCRTRLAGYKVPRALVLAERIQRSPSGKADYRWAKAVAAEADRS; from the coding sequence GTGGAGTACAACCTTGCCGACCTGTTCGAGTCGGTCGCCGACGCGGTGCCCGACCGTGAGGCGCTCCTGTACGTCGACCATCCCGGCACGGGCGCGGAGCGCCGGCTCACCTACGCGGAGCTGGACGCCGCGGCGAACCGCATCGCCCACCATCTGACCGACGCCGGAATGAGGCCGGGCGAGCACCTGGGGCTGCACCTCTACAACGGGGTGGAGTACCTCCAGACGCTACTGGGGGCGCTCAAGGCGCGGATCGTCCCGGTGAACGTCAATTACCGTTACGTCGAGGAGGAGTTGGTCTACCTCTACCGGGACGCCGACCTGGCGGCGCTGGTGTTCGACGGCGAGTTCGACCGGCGGGTGGCGGCGGCCGCCCCGCAGGCCCCGGGGCTGCGGCACCTGGTCCGGGTGGGGCCCGCCGCCACGACCACCGCCCCGAGGCCCGCGGCCGTGTCCTTCGCCGAGGCGGAGGCTTCCGGTTCGGCGGACCGCGGCTTCGCGCGGCGCTCCGCCGACGACCAGTTCATCATCTACACCGGCGGCACGACCGGCCTGCCCAAGGGGGTGATGTGGCGTCAGGAGGACCTCTTCTTCTCGGGTCTGGGCGGCGGAGCGCCGACCGGCGAGCCGGTGAAGACCCCGCAGGAGCTGGCGGAGCGGGTCGCGGCGGGCGGTGAGGGCATCACCTTCTTCCCCACCCCGCCGCTGATGCACGGGACCTCCACCCTGACCGCGTTCATCGGCTTCAACTTCGGCCAACGCGTGGTCGTGCACCGCAAGTTCGTTCCCGAACAGGTGCTGCGGACGATCGAGAAGGAGAAGGTCACCAGTGTGTCGCTGGTCGGCGACGCGATGCTGCGCCCGTTGATCGACTGCCTGAAGGGGCCCCTGCGCGGGACGGACTGCTCGTCGCTGTTCTCCGTCTCCAGCTCGGGGGCGGTCATGTCGGACTCGGTGCGGGCGGAATTCCAGGCACTCGTGCCGACGGCGCTGCTGCTGAACAACTTCGGCTCCTCCGAGTCCGGCTTCAACGGTACGGCCACCGCCGACTCGGGCCCCGAAAAGGGGTTCCGGGTCCAGGTCAACGCCCGTACGGCGGTGGTGGATCCGGTGACGTACGAGCCGGTGGCCCCCGGCGAGCCGGGCCGCATCGCCCAGCGCGGGCATGTCCCGCTGGGCTACTACAACGACCCGGCCAAGACCGCCGACACCTTCTTCCGCCGGGGCGATGAGCGCTGGGTGCTGCTGGGCGACATGGCGACCGTGGACGCGGACGGCATCGTCACCGTGCTCGGGAGGGGCTCGCAGTGCATCAACACCGGTGGGGAGAAGGTGTATCCGGAGGAGGTCGAGCAGGCGCTCAAGTCCCATGCGGATGTGTACGACGCGCTCGTCGCGGGCGTCCCCGACGAGCGCTGGGGCAGCCGGGTCGCCGCCGTGGTGCAACTGCGCGAGGGTGCGGGCGCGTTGACCCTGGACGCGGTGCAGGCGCACTGCCGGACCCGGCTGGCCGGCTACAAGGTCCCCCGCGCGCTGGTGCTCGCCGAGCGGATCCAGCGCTCGCCGAGCGGCAAGGCGGACTACCGGTGGGCGAAGGCGGTGGCGGCGGAGGCCGACCGGAGCTGA
- a CDS encoding crotonase/enoyl-CoA hydratase family protein has protein sequence MGGTEHLAVRREGATLVLTLNRPEARNALSLPMLVGLYDGWLAADADDAVRSVVLTGAGGAFCSGMDLKALAGDGMAGEEYRERMTADPDLHWKAMLRHHRPRKPVIAAVEGPCVAGGTEILQGTDIRIAGAGATFGLFEVRRGLFPIGGSTVRLPRQIPRTHALEMLLTGRPYTADEAAAIGLVGRVVPDGTALEEALAVAERVNACGPLAVEAVKASVYEGAELTESEALAAELKHGWPVFATEDAKEGARAFAEKRPPVYRRA, from the coding sequence ATGGGCGGTACGGAACACCTCGCCGTGCGGCGCGAAGGCGCCACGCTGGTGCTCACCCTGAACAGACCAGAGGCCAGGAACGCGCTCTCGTTGCCGATGCTCGTCGGCCTGTACGACGGCTGGCTCGCCGCAGACGCGGACGACGCGGTCCGCTCGGTCGTCCTCACCGGCGCGGGCGGCGCGTTCTGCTCGGGCATGGACCTCAAGGCGCTCGCGGGCGACGGGATGGCGGGGGAGGAGTACCGCGAGCGGATGACGGCCGACCCCGACCTGCACTGGAAGGCGATGCTGCGCCACCACCGCCCCCGCAAACCGGTCATCGCCGCCGTGGAGGGCCCCTGTGTCGCGGGCGGCACCGAGATCCTCCAGGGCACCGACATCCGCATCGCCGGAGCCGGCGCCACCTTCGGGCTCTTCGAGGTCCGCCGGGGCCTCTTCCCGATCGGCGGCTCCACTGTCCGGCTGCCCCGCCAGATCCCCCGCACCCACGCCCTCGAAATGCTCCTCACCGGCCGCCCCTACACCGCCGACGAGGCCGCCGCCATCGGGCTCGTCGGCCGGGTCGTGCCCGACGGCACCGCGCTGGAGGAGGCCCTCGCCGTCGCCGAGCGGGTCAACGCCTGCGGTCCGCTCGCCGTCGAGGCGGTGAAGGCATCGGTCTACGAGGGGGCCGAGCTGACCGAGAGCGAGGCGCTGGCCGCCGAACTAAAGCATGGCTGGCCCGTGTTCGCCACCGAGGACGCCAAGGAGGGCGCCCGCGCCTTCGCCGAGAAGCGCCCGCCCGTCTACCGGCGCGCCTGA
- a CDS encoding Zn-ribbon domain-containing OB-fold protein encodes MPDILSAPLVVEFPFTRSLGPVQSAFLTGLRERTVLGVRADDGTVLVPPVEYDPVTANELGDLVEVAPTGTVTTWAWNPSPRRDQPLDAPFAWVLVRLDGAGTALLHVLDAPGPDAVRTGMRVRIRWAANRTGAITDIACFEPYEGEPGRCEPAPHTGEFADPVTGIVAPARLDYVHTPGRAQSAYIKALEERRMVGERCPSCRKVYVPPRGACPTCGVATAEQVEVGPRGTVTTFCIVNIKAKNLDIEVPYVYAHIALDGADLALHGRIGGIPYDQVRMGLRVEPVWSDGARHVDHYRPTGEPDADYDTYKELV; translated from the coding sequence ATGCCCGACATCCTCAGCGCCCCGCTGGTGGTCGAATTCCCCTTCACCCGGTCCCTCGGCCCCGTCCAGAGCGCCTTCCTCACCGGACTGCGCGAACGCACCGTCCTCGGTGTCCGCGCGGACGACGGAACGGTCCTCGTGCCGCCCGTGGAGTACGACCCGGTCACCGCGAACGAACTGGGCGACCTCGTCGAGGTCGCCCCCACCGGCACCGTCACCACCTGGGCCTGGAACCCCTCCCCGCGCCGCGACCAGCCTCTCGACGCCCCCTTCGCCTGGGTCCTCGTCCGCCTCGACGGGGCCGGCACCGCACTCCTGCACGTACTCGACGCACCCGGACCCGACGCCGTCCGCACCGGGATGCGCGTCCGTATCCGCTGGGCCGCGAACCGCACCGGCGCCATCACCGACATCGCCTGCTTCGAACCGTACGAGGGTGAGCCCGGCCGCTGTGAACCCGCCCCGCACACAGGCGAGTTCGCCGACCCCGTCACCGGCATCGTCGCCCCGGCCCGCCTCGACTACGTCCACACCCCCGGCCGCGCCCAGAGCGCCTACATCAAGGCCCTGGAGGAGCGCCGAATGGTCGGCGAACGCTGCCCGTCCTGCCGCAAGGTCTACGTACCGCCGCGCGGGGCCTGCCCCACCTGCGGGGTCGCCACCGCCGAACAGGTCGAGGTCGGACCGCGCGGCACGGTCACCACCTTCTGCATCGTCAACATCAAAGCGAAGAATCTCGACATCGAAGTCCCGTACGTATACGCCCACATCGCCCTCGACGGCGCCGACCTCGCCCTGCACGGACGCATTGGCGGAATCCCCTACGACCAGGTCCGCATGGGGCTGCGCGTCGAGCCCGTGTGGAGCGACGGGGCCCGGCACGTCGACCACTACCGGCCCACCGGCGAGCCCGACGCGGACTACGACACCTACAAGGAGCTGGTGTAG
- a CDS encoding thiolase domain-containing protein, which produces MRDVAIVAFAQSAHRRRTDELSEVDLLMPVLHEVLGATGLRANEIGFTCSGSADYLAGRAFSFTMALDGVGAHPPISESHVEMDGAWALYEAWVKIRTGQADTALVYSYGKSSPGPLRDVLTRQLDPYYLAPLWPDSVALAALQAQALIDAGDTDEGALAEVAARNRAAAVGNPYAQLTGEVPAGDHLVHPLRTGDCPPIGDGAAAVVLAAGDTARALCERPAWIRGIDHRIEAHSLGVRDLTDSPSARLAAEHAGAFERPVDTAELHAPFTSQEVVLRKALGLGDEVRVNPSGGALAANPIMAAGLIRLGEAAVRIHRGESDRALAHATSGPCLQQNLVAVLEGESAHG; this is translated from the coding sequence ATGCGGGACGTGGCCATCGTCGCCTTCGCCCAGAGCGCGCACCGGCGGCGCACCGACGAACTCTCCGAGGTCGACCTGCTGATGCCCGTCCTCCACGAGGTCCTGGGCGCGACCGGCCTCAGGGCCAACGAGATCGGATTCACCTGCTCCGGCTCCGCCGACTACCTCGCCGGGCGGGCCTTCTCCTTCACCATGGCACTCGACGGCGTCGGCGCCCACCCGCCCATCTCCGAGTCCCACGTCGAGATGGACGGGGCCTGGGCCCTGTACGAGGCCTGGGTCAAGATCCGGACCGGCCAGGCGGACACCGCGCTCGTCTACTCCTACGGCAAGTCGTCGCCCGGCCCTCTCCGCGACGTCCTCACCCGCCAGCTCGACCCCTACTACCTCGCCCCGCTCTGGCCCGACTCCGTCGCCCTCGCCGCCCTCCAGGCCCAGGCACTCATCGACGCGGGCGACACCGACGAAGGAGCCCTCGCCGAGGTCGCCGCCCGCAACCGCGCCGCCGCCGTCGGCAACCCGTACGCCCAGCTCACCGGAGAGGTCCCGGCCGGCGACCACCTCGTGCACCCGCTGCGCACCGGCGACTGCCCGCCCATCGGCGACGGGGCCGCCGCCGTGGTCCTCGCCGCCGGGGACACCGCCCGCGCCCTGTGCGAACGGCCCGCCTGGATCCGGGGCATCGACCACCGCATCGAGGCCCACAGCCTCGGCGTCCGCGACCTGACCGACAGCCCCTCCGCCCGGCTCGCCGCCGAACACGCCGGGGCCTTCGAACGGCCCGTCGACACCGCGGAACTCCACGCGCCGTTCACCTCGCAGGAAGTCGTCCTGCGCAAGGCGCTCGGGCTCGGTGACGAGGTCCGCGTCAACCCCTCCGGCGGCGCGCTCGCCGCCAACCCGATCATGGCCGCCGGGCTGATCCGGCTCGGCGAGGCCGCCGTCCGCATCCACCGGGGCGAGTCCGACCGGGCGCTCGCGCACGCCACCTCCGGGCCCTGCCTGCAACAGAACCTGGTCGCCGTCCTGGAAGGGGAGAGCGCTCATGGCTGA
- a CDS encoding thiolase domain-containing protein gives MAEEPVAVVGIGQTKHVAARHDVSIAGLVREAAVRALEDAGLTWADIDAVVIGKAPDFFEGVMMPELYLADALGAVGKPMLRVHTAGSVGGSTALVAANLVAARVHRTVLTLAFEKQSESNAMWGLSLPVPFQQPLLAGAGGFFAPHVRAYMRRTGAPGTVGSLVAYKDRRNALKNPYAHIHDHDLTLEKVQSSPMLWDPVRYSETCPSSDGACAMVLTGRDGAARSPYPPAWIHGGAMRSEPTLFAGKDFVSPQAGKDCAADVYRQARITDPRREIDVVEMYVPFSWYEPMWLENLGFAEEGEGWKLTEAGVTELDGDLPVNPSGGVLSTNPIGASGMIRFAEAALQVRGRAGEHQVDGAARALGHAYGGGSQFFAMWLVGAQPPPG, from the coding sequence ATGGCTGAGGAACCCGTCGCCGTCGTCGGCATCGGCCAGACCAAACACGTCGCCGCCCGGCACGACGTCTCCATCGCCGGACTCGTCCGCGAAGCGGCCGTCCGCGCCCTGGAGGACGCCGGGCTGACCTGGGCCGACATCGACGCCGTCGTGATCGGCAAGGCGCCCGACTTCTTCGAGGGGGTCATGATGCCGGAGCTCTACCTCGCCGACGCCCTGGGCGCCGTCGGCAAGCCCATGCTCCGCGTCCACACGGCGGGTTCCGTCGGCGGATCGACGGCCCTGGTCGCCGCGAACCTCGTCGCCGCCCGTGTCCACCGCACCGTCCTCACCCTCGCCTTCGAGAAGCAGTCCGAGTCCAACGCCATGTGGGGCCTCTCCCTGCCCGTCCCCTTCCAGCAGCCCCTGCTGGCCGGCGCGGGCGGCTTCTTCGCCCCGCACGTGCGCGCGTACATGCGGCGCACCGGGGCGCCCGGCACGGTCGGCTCCCTCGTCGCCTACAAGGACCGCCGGAACGCGCTGAAGAACCCGTACGCGCACATCCACGACCACGACCTCACCCTGGAGAAGGTCCAGTCCTCGCCCATGCTCTGGGACCCGGTCCGCTACTCCGAGACCTGCCCCTCCTCCGACGGGGCCTGCGCCATGGTCCTCACCGGCCGGGACGGTGCGGCCCGCTCCCCCTACCCGCCCGCCTGGATCCACGGCGGGGCGATGCGCAGCGAACCGACCCTGTTCGCGGGCAAGGACTTCGTCTCACCGCAGGCCGGGAAGGACTGCGCCGCCGACGTCTACCGGCAGGCGCGCATCACCGACCCGCGCCGTGAGATCGACGTCGTCGAGATGTACGTGCCGTTCTCCTGGTACGAACCGATGTGGCTGGAGAACCTCGGCTTCGCCGAGGAGGGCGAGGGCTGGAAGCTCACCGAGGCGGGCGTCACCGAACTCGACGGGGACCTCCCGGTCAACCCCTCGGGCGGCGTGCTCTCCACCAACCCCATCGGCGCCTCCGGCATGATCCGGTTCGCCGAGGCGGCCCTCCAGGTCCGGGGCAGGGCGGGGGAGCACCAGGTCGACGGGGCCGCCAGGGCACTGGGCCACGCCTACGGGGGCGGGTCACAGTTCTTCGCCATGTGGCTCGTGGGAGCACAGCCCCCGCCCGGCTGA
- a CDS encoding terpene synthase family protein, with the protein MAQPFSLPDFYVPYPARLNPHVEAARTHTREWARSMGMLEGSGIWEERDLEAHDYALLCAYTHPDCPAEALSLVTDWYVWVFFFDDHFLELFKRTPDREGGKRYLDRLPAFMPMERGAATPEPSNPVEAGLADLWARTVPAMTDDWRARFAESTRNLLNESLWELANIHEGRIANPVEYIEMRRKVGGAPWSAGLVEYAADAEVPAPVAGSRPLRVLRDAFSDAVHLRNDLFSYQREVEDEGENSNGVLVLEKFLGCSTQEAAEAVNDLLTSRLQQFENTALTELGPLCAEKALDPAQTAAVLAYAKGLQDWQSGGHEWHMRSSRYMNGGGAAEAVPGFGMSAASVRLTLRSETARARGHSHVPFQHVGPSLLPDFDLPFTTTLSPHLEGARVRLVDWARRMGILEAQPGVPGSHIWDEQRIRAIDLPLCAAGIHPDASADELDLSSGWLAWGTYGDDWFPVVHGRTRDLAGARLANDRLTLFMPLADEGTPEPVNALERSLGDLWRRTAAPMDAGARRTFRTAIETMTASWLWELANQAQNRIPDPVDYVEMRRATFGSDLTMSLCRLGHGRKVPEEVYRSGPMRSLENAAADYACLLNDLFSYQKEIEYEGEVHNGVLVVQNFFGVDYPTGVAIVHDLMRSRLRQFRHVAEVELPVLYDDFGLDSEAREILAGYVRELEHWLAGILIWHRGCRRYREEDLRGGHAAPWHLGGPRGLGTSAARVTRVPAGTAGGRV; encoded by the coding sequence ATGGCACAGCCCTTCTCACTGCCGGACTTCTATGTCCCGTATCCGGCCCGGCTCAACCCTCATGTGGAAGCGGCGCGCACCCACACCCGGGAATGGGCCCGTTCCATGGGGATGCTGGAGGGGTCCGGCATCTGGGAGGAGAGGGACCTGGAGGCGCACGACTACGCCCTCCTGTGCGCTTACACCCACCCCGACTGCCCGGCGGAGGCGCTCAGCCTCGTCACCGACTGGTACGTGTGGGTCTTCTTCTTCGACGACCACTTCCTGGAGCTCTTCAAGCGCACGCCCGACCGGGAGGGCGGCAAGCGCTATCTGGACCGGCTGCCCGCCTTCATGCCGATGGAGCGCGGTGCCGCGACGCCGGAGCCTTCGAACCCCGTCGAAGCGGGGCTCGCCGATCTGTGGGCCCGGACCGTGCCCGCGATGACGGACGACTGGCGGGCCCGGTTCGCGGAGTCGACGCGCAACCTCCTCAACGAGTCCCTGTGGGAGCTCGCCAACATCCACGAGGGCCGCATCGCGAACCCGGTCGAGTACATCGAGATGCGCCGCAAGGTGGGCGGCGCGCCCTGGTCCGCGGGCCTGGTCGAGTACGCGGCGGACGCGGAGGTACCGGCGCCGGTCGCCGGGTCCCGGCCGCTGCGGGTGCTGCGGGACGCGTTCTCCGACGCCGTCCACCTGCGCAACGACCTCTTCTCGTACCAGCGTGAGGTGGAGGACGAGGGAGAGAACAGCAACGGCGTGCTGGTGCTGGAGAAGTTCCTGGGGTGCTCGACCCAGGAGGCCGCCGAAGCCGTCAACGACCTGCTGACCTCGCGCCTCCAGCAGTTCGAGAACACCGCGCTGACCGAACTCGGCCCGCTCTGCGCCGAGAAGGCCCTCGACCCGGCGCAGACCGCCGCCGTGCTGGCGTATGCCAAGGGGCTCCAGGACTGGCAGTCCGGCGGCCACGAATGGCACATGCGTTCCAGCCGCTACATGAACGGCGGCGGCGCGGCCGAGGCCGTGCCCGGCTTCGGCATGTCCGCCGCCTCCGTCCGACTCACGCTCCGCTCGGAGACCGCGCGGGCCCGCGGCCACAGCCATGTGCCGTTCCAGCACGTGGGCCCCTCGCTGCTCCCGGACTTCGACCTGCCCTTCACCACCACGCTGAGTCCTCATCTGGAGGGAGCCCGCGTCCGCCTGGTCGACTGGGCGCGGCGGATGGGCATCCTGGAGGCCCAGCCGGGCGTGCCGGGCTCGCACATCTGGGACGAGCAGCGGATCCGGGCGATCGACCTGCCGCTCTGCGCCGCGGGCATTCATCCGGACGCGAGCGCGGACGAGCTGGACCTCTCCTCGGGCTGGCTGGCCTGGGGAACGTACGGGGACGACTGGTTCCCGGTCGTGCACGGGCGGACCCGGGACCTGGCGGGGGCGCGACTGGCCAACGACCGGCTGACGCTGTTCATGCCGCTCGCCGACGAGGGGACGCCCGAGCCGGTGAACGCGCTGGAGCGGAGTCTGGGCGATCTGTGGCGCAGGACGGCCGCCCCGATGGACGCGGGCGCGCGGCGCACCTTCCGTACCGCGATCGAGACGATGACCGCGAGCTGGCTGTGGGAGCTGGCGAACCAGGCGCAGAACCGCATCCCCGACCCGGTGGACTACGTGGAGATGCGGCGGGCGACCTTCGGTTCCGACCTCACGATGAGCCTGTGCCGGCTCGGCCACGGCCGGAAGGTCCCGGAGGAGGTCTACCGCAGCGGTCCGATGCGTTCCCTGGAGAACGCGGCGGCGGACTACGCGTGCCTGCTCAACGATCTGTTCTCCTACCAGAAGGAGATCGAGTACGAGGGCGAGGTGCACAACGGCGTCCTGGTCGTGCAGAACTTCTTCGGCGTCGACTATCCGACGGGCGTGGCGATCGTGCACGACCTGATGAGGTCGCGACTGCGGCAGTTCCGCCATGTCGCCGAGGTCGAACTCCCGGTGCTGTACGACGATTTCGGACTGGATTCCGAGGCGCGGGAGATTCTGGCGGGCTATGTGCGGGAGCTGGAGCACTGGCTGGCGGGCATCCTGATCTGGCACCGGGGCTGCCGCCGCTACCGCGAGGAGGATCTGCGGGGCGGCCACGCCGCGCCCTGGCATCTCGGCGGGCCCAGGGGGCTCGGTACGTCGGCGGCGCGGGTGACCCGGGTGCCGGCGGGGACGGCGGGCGGCCGGGTCTGA
- a CDS encoding transglycosylase SLT domain-containing protein: MPRISTLRVTRSHKIATAVLVAAGSVTAITATGGPSEAQASATRSSVSVEPVAAAGIPTAKDAAEKAAKENAAEEAAAKKAAAKAVAEKAAAKERSEKQAANRSTERKAATPKKYADNLDGWIREALDIMKKKNIPGSYEGLHRNIMRESSGNPNAVNDWDINARNGIPSKGLLQVIQPTFDAYHVKGTPKKLTDPVANITAAANYAADRYGSIDNVDSAY, translated from the coding sequence ATGCCCCGCATCTCCACCCTGCGCGTCACCCGCTCGCACAAGATCGCCACCGCCGTCCTCGTCGCGGCCGGTTCGGTCACCGCCATAACCGCCACCGGCGGCCCGAGCGAAGCGCAGGCCTCCGCGACCCGGTCCTCCGTCTCCGTGGAGCCGGTCGCCGCCGCGGGCATCCCCACCGCGAAGGACGCGGCCGAGAAGGCGGCGAAGGAGAACGCCGCCGAGGAAGCCGCGGCGAAGAAGGCAGCCGCCAAGGCGGTCGCGGAGAAGGCCGCCGCGAAGGAGCGCTCCGAGAAGCAGGCCGCCAACCGCTCCACCGAGCGCAAGGCCGCCACGCCGAAGAAGTACGCGGACAACCTCGACGGCTGGATCCGCGAGGCGCTCGACATCATGAAGAAGAAGAACATCCCCGGCTCCTACGAGGGGCTGCACCGCAACATCATGCGCGAGTCCAGCGGCAACCCGAACGCCGTCAACGACTGGGACATCAACGCGCGGAACGGCATCCCCTCCAAGGGACTCCTCCAGGTGATCCAGCCCACCTTCGACGCCTACCACGTCAAGGGCACCCCGAAGAAGCTCACCGACCCGGTCGCCAACATCACCGCCGCCGCCAACTACGCCGCGGACCGCTACGGCTCGATCGACAACGTCGACTCCGCCTACTGA
- a CDS encoding aminoglycoside phosphotransferase family protein, with translation MYTASSSVSAPPRPLRPMGAGGGPYLAPHAGAPVQGPGRARRAAGPGAGPLSGRIDLSGPQGAQVRMAIASVQRICPEFNPVQVLRRSGRSVLIVGTTGRATAVAKCLLDHSPAWTERFRHEIATYRAFVRHRPPVRVPRLIAADPENCTLVIERMPGRVAALTRHPAEAPPRADIRAALGAIARVNAWRPPPGLFEAPLDYASRIARYHELGLFTDRDLGDLQKLLHGLAHAGGRQSMGQFCHGDALLSNILLSPTGPVLVDWEHAGWYLPGYDLATLWAVLGDAPAARRQISQLAQARGPAARDAFLVNLMLVLTREIRNYETAVQRTMREAPAVSAGGDRPGALSSGEEQRLLLRRLHDDCAMARRAVRAAVGTR, from the coding sequence ATGTACACAGCATCGTCCTCCGTGTCCGCCCCGCCCCGTCCGCTCCGCCCGATGGGCGCGGGCGGCGGGCCCTATCTCGCTCCTCACGCCGGCGCACCGGTGCAGGGTCCGGGCCGGGCCCGACGGGCCGCGGGACCGGGCGCAGGACCGCTCAGCGGAAGGATCGACCTGTCCGGGCCGCAGGGCGCGCAGGTGCGGATGGCCATCGCCTCCGTGCAGCGCATCTGCCCCGAGTTCAACCCGGTCCAGGTGCTCCGCCGCAGCGGCCGTTCGGTCCTCATCGTCGGGACGACCGGGCGGGCGACCGCCGTGGCGAAGTGTTTACTGGACCACTCGCCGGCGTGGACCGAGCGGTTCCGGCACGAAATAGCGACGTACCGCGCGTTCGTCCGGCACCGTCCCCCGGTGCGGGTGCCCCGGCTGATCGCGGCGGATCCGGAGAACTGCACGCTGGTGATCGAGCGGATGCCCGGCCGGGTCGCCGCCCTCACCCGGCATCCGGCGGAGGCTCCGCCGCGGGCCGACATCCGCGCCGCCCTGGGTGCGATCGCCCGGGTGAACGCCTGGCGGCCGCCGCCCGGCCTGTTCGAGGCCCCGCTCGACTACGCCTCGCGGATCGCGCGCTACCACGAACTCGGCCTGTTCACCGACCGTGACCTGGGTGATCTGCAGAAGCTGCTGCACGGTCTGGCCCATGCGGGCGGCCGGCAGAGCATGGGGCAGTTCTGTCACGGGGACGCCCTGCTCTCCAACATCCTGCTGTCGCCGACCGGACCGGTGCTCGTCGACTGGGAGCACGCCGGCTGGTATCTCCCCGGATACGACCTGGCGACGCTGTGGGCGGTGCTGGGTGACGCTCCGGCCGCGCGGCGCCAGATCAGCCAGCTGGCCCAGGCCAGGGGCCCGGCCGCCCGGGACGCGTTCCTGGTGAACCTGATGCTCGTGCTGACCCGCGAGATCCGGAACTACGAGACGGCGGTGCAGCGCACCATGCGGGAGGCGCCCGCGGTGAGTGCGGGAGGGGACCGTCCCGGCGCGCTCTCCTCGGGTGAGGAGCAGCGGCTGCTGCTGCGGAGGCTGCACGACGACTGCGCGATGGCGCGGAGGGCTGTGCGGGCGGCGGTCGGTACCCGCTGA